A genomic stretch from Leishmania donovani BPK282A1 complete genome, chromosome 36 includes:
- a CDS encoding cyclophilin-like protein, producing MHVGVLAPHSHPPASFRPIFEVRPPPSPTHSFHHPPTPIYLCTTCTDAVDFYVRAVTSLLVEWTTAMFTRSTIRWAAGAGHAFMDIAIGSQPPHRVTFELFTKKCPIASENFLKLCTGENVLPQVSSIDGIGEPSFRDQFLPQLTYRNTTVHRVCKGYLVQGGDIVSGQGTGQLSIYGEFFDAPEEVKASKFDRMGLLGTAVSAPHLNGSQFFILTADKAPHLNGTCICFGRVVDGWAVVKAIEAIPLTAAGEPTERVVVVECGKL from the coding sequence ATGCATGTCGGGGTTCTCGCTCCACATTCTCACCCTCCTGCCTCGTTTCGCCCCATCTTTGAGGTAcggccgccaccctcgcCTACTCACTCCTttcaccacccacccacccccatTTACTTGTGCACCACGTGCACGGATGCTGTTGATTTTTACGTCCGCGCCGTCACCTCGCTGCTGGTAGAGTGGACGACGGCAATGTTTACGCGATCTACAATCAGATGGGCGGCTGGGGCGGGGCACGCGTTCATGGACATCGCCATTGGCAGCCAGCCCCCGCACCGTGTGACCTTCGAGCTTTTCACGAAGAAGTGCCCTATTGCTTCGGAGAACTTTCTGAAGCTGTGCACAGGAGAAAatgtgctgccgcaggtctCCAGCATCGACGGGATCGGTGAGCCATCCTTCCGAGACCAGTTTCTGCCGCAGTTGACGTACCGCAACACGACGGTGCACCGCGTGTGCAAAGGCTATCTCGTGCAAGGCGGCGATATCGTGTCTGGTCAAGGGACGGGTCAGCTTTCCATCTACGGCGAATTTTTTGATGCGCCGGAAGAGGTAAAGGCGTCCAAGTTCGATCGAATGGGTCTCTTAGGCACCGCCGTAAGTGCGCCGCACTTGAATGGGTCGCAGTTTTTTATCCTGACGGCTGACAAGGCGCCGCACCTGAACGGCACGTGCATTTGTTTCGGCCGCGTCGTGGACGGATGGGCTGTGGTGAAGGCCATTGAGGCCATCCCGCTgacggccgccggcgagccAACGGAGCGGGTTGTAGTGGTCGAGTGCGGCAAGCTCTAA